The sequence TATCGAGTGCTCGTGTCACCGAGCAAAAGCAACGAGCGGCCTATTCTGAGGCGATTGCGGATCACCGTGGGATTGCTCTGGACTTTCGAACTAAAGCGCAAGGCCAATTAAATGAAATATCCGCCACACTTGCCCAACTGAATGAGAGCCGCCAGGCAATCGCTGATCAATTGAGGCGTACCGATGTCGTTGCTCCAGTAGATGGTACTGTGAAAGAAGTGTTTGTTCGCACCATAGGTGGCGTCGTTCGTCCAGGTGAACCCATTATGGAATTGGTGCCAGAAAACTCGGCACTCATCATTGAAGCTAAGATCGCGCCCCAAGATATTGCTTTTATTTCAGTAGGTTTAGAGGCAATGGTGAAGTTTTCGGCCTATGATTTTGTTATCTACGGCGGACAAAAAGGCAAAGTGACCTATGTGAGTGCTGATGCATTGCAAACTGAAGACGGGACGGCCTACTACCGAGCGCACATAGAATTGAATAATCAACAAGATCAAGAGGCGAACTTTTCTGTAATACCGGGTATGCAAGCCGCAGTGGACATTCTTACTGGCGAAAAAACGGTGTTGCAATATTGGCTTAAGCCAATCTTAAGAGCAAAAGAGAATTCATTGAGAGAAAGATAATAACCATAAGGAAAGCGTATGCGTGTGACAAAACTCGTGCTATCGAGTTGCCTTGCTATCACCCCTCTAGCGTTGACTCCGGCTGCGAGCGCTATTTCTCTGGAACAGTCTGTAGCGTTTGCGATTGATTACAGTCCAGAAGTTTTAGCGCAATATTCTCGATATCAATCCGTTATCAGAGATGGTGATGCTGCTGGTGGTGACCGATTACCACAAGTGAATTTGTATGCCGCAGCGGGTGTAGAGGAAACCCGATATAACAACGGTAACTTCATAGACCCAGACGATAGACGACTTAATCGAACAGAGATGGGTGTGCGTGTTTCTCAGCTTTTGTTTGATGGGTTTGGTACTAGCGCCAATGTTAAGCGTTTGGGCTATGAAGCTGAAGCAGAGCGCTTGACGTTGATATCCCGCGCTGAAAACGTCTCCCTGGATGTCACCAGAACGTATCTTGAGCTTTTAGAGGCTGAAACTCTGTTGCAATTAGCTAACCGCAACGTGCTTGAGCATCAAGAAATCTATAAAGATGTACTCGACAAAAAAGGCCAAGGACTAGCGAGTAATTCGGACTTAGCCCAGATTTCCGCTCGAGTGGCAACAGCGCAATCGTCACAAATTGCGGCACAAAATAACCTGTTTGACCTCAAAACCCAATTTCTACGCCAAGTTGGCAAGCCCGGCAGTGACCTAGTCCTTCCCAAATTTGATAGCGCACTACTTCCCAGCACTTTAGATGTTGCTATTCAACAAGCGGTCGACAACCACCCGGAGATTAAAGCGGCCATGATAGACATGGACGCCGCGAGGCAAGAAATACGACGCGAAAAAGGGGACTATTTCCCAGAGGTTAAAATTGAGTTGCATGCCAACAAAAATCGCAACGTGGGTAATGTCATCGGGCCGGATGAAGACATGCGCGCCATGCTGACCTTAGATTATGACCTATTCAACGGCTTTTCGACCGATGCTAGAGTTGAATCTTCCGCATGGCGATTGGAAGAGGCGCGAGCCATACGTGTAAGAACTGAGCGTGAAGTGCGCGAAGGCACAGAACTCGCTTGGAATGCCTATTCGATGCTAGAGCAGCAAATAAGACTTTTGGAGCAAAATGTGGACGCGGCAAAAATAGCCGAGCTCGGCTATATACAGCAGTTCAATGTCGGGCGTCGCAGCTTACTTGATGTACTTGATGCCAAGGTGGAAGTGTTTCTTGCGAGACAAAACTACGTGAGAAGTAAATACGATAGGACCTTTGCAGCTTATCGATTGCTTAATGCGATGGGAGTGTTGACGTACGCGTTGCGCGTCGAGCATCCAGAAGAGTGGCAGAAAGAGGGGGAGTCATAATGAAGCTAACAGTGAAGACTTTGTCTTTCGTGCTAACGCTGTGTTTGCCCTTATCCCTGCTCATCGGTTGTGCTGAAACGCCAAACACACAAACCACTCGTCATCAGATTGATGATTTACGCGATCAAGACAGTGATGGCATCATCAATCAGCGTGATCGCTGCTTGGATACTCCAACTGGTGTTGTTGTCGATAATGAAGGCTGTGCAGAATGGCAGTTTTCAGAGAAGCCTGTTGTGGTTACGGTCAACTTTGATTACGACAAATCGCTGATACGTCCCGATCAAGAGCCAAAGGTATCTGAACTCTCAAATATGCTCAAACAAACTCCACAAGCTAGTGTGGTGTTAATTGGAGATACCAGTTCCGAAGGCACTAACGATTATAACCGCGCCTTAGCTAAGCGCAGAACGGCAGCGATTAAAGAAGCGCTGGAGCAGAAAGGCATTGATAGCACACGAGTCTCAGAGCAGGAGTTTAC is a genomic window of Vibrio sp. CB1-14 containing:
- a CDS encoding TolC family outer membrane protein, which codes for MRVTKLVLSSCLAITPLALTPAASAISLEQSVAFAIDYSPEVLAQYSRYQSVIRDGDAAGGDRLPQVNLYAAAGVEETRYNNGNFIDPDDRRLNRTEMGVRVSQLLFDGFGTSANVKRLGYEAEAERLTLISRAENVSLDVTRTYLELLEAETLLQLANRNVLEHQEIYKDVLDKKGQGLASNSDLAQISARVATAQSSQIAAQNNLFDLKTQFLRQVGKPGSDLVLPKFDSALLPSTLDVAIQQAVDNHPEIKAAMIDMDAARQEIRREKGDYFPEVKIELHANKNRNVGNVIGPDEDMRAMLTLDYDLFNGFSTDARVESSAWRLEEARAIRVRTEREVREGTELAWNAYSMLEQQIRLLEQNVDAAKIAELGYIQQFNVGRRSLLDVLDAKVEVFLARQNYVRSKYDRTFAAYRLLNAMGVLTYALRVEHPEEWQKEGES
- a CDS encoding OmpA family protein, which encodes MKLTVKTLSFVLTLCLPLSLLIGCAETPNTQTTRHQIDDLRDQDSDGIINQRDRCLDTPTGVVVDNEGCAEWQFSEKPVVVTVNFDYDKSLIRPDQEPKVSELSNMLKQTPQASVVLIGDTSSEGTNDYNRALAKRRTAAIKEALEQKGIDSTRVSEQEFTEVTFYTEKLKQRKRRTIAVFYHPEMSATQQWDIFTSEKSLTSSSSVEAPRD